The Mauremys mutica isolate MM-2020 ecotype Southern chromosome 1, ASM2049712v1, whole genome shotgun sequence genome has a segment encoding these proteins:
- the LOC123359570 gene encoding 39S ribosomal protein L55, mitochondrial-like: MSSTPSGEKCISLSISVALHPNLVIPERNVPEKIFAASGCHAQVTPLACHLHTSLSQHNSNRTSIARIQRQTYGRTYPVLLVRPDGSAIHIRYKEPRRILTMPVDVNTLSEAERRARLRKRDPRRLKSKQEKVLDDEFNLDDYRLFVLNKVRTL, from the coding sequence ATGTCTTCCACTCCCTCTGGAGAAAAATGTATCTCTTTGTCTATCAGTGTTGCTCTACATCCTAATTTAGTCATTCCTGAGAGAAATGTGCCTGAAAAGATATTTGCTGCGTCAGGATGCCATGCACAGGTTACTCCCCTTGCTTGCCATCTGCATACATCCCTCAGCCAACATAACTCCAACAGGACGTCCATCGCCCGCATTCAGAGGCAGACGTATGGCAGGACCTACCCAGTGCTCTTGGTCAGGCCTGATggatctgctattcatatccgCTATAAGGAGCCAAGGCGGATCCTTACAATGCCTGTAGACGTCAACACTCTTTCCGAGGCAGAAAGAAGAGCGAGGTTACGGAAACGCGATCCCAGAAGGCTTAAGAGCAAACAGGAGAAAGTGTTGGATGATGAGTTTAATTTGGATGATTATAGACTCTTTGTATTAAACAAAGTCAGAACTCTGTAG